In Equus przewalskii isolate Varuska chromosome 14, EquPr2, whole genome shotgun sequence, the sequence GCACAGTTTTAGCTGATCGCTTTAACCGTAGGTCTGTCCAACCATCCAAGCGCAGGGCTGAACGTCCTGATTGCAGAGGGTAGAATGCAGTAGCAAAAAGAGCTAGTAAATCCTGTAGGGTATACCAGACCATATGCTGCAAACAAGTACAGCTAGAGAGAGAAAGGGCTTTGGCTGGATTTCGGCCTTGACATCTGTCTGAAGTTCTCCAGAGGTAAGGCAGGTTTGCTGACAATCTTATCCATCCCTCATGGTGTCAGCTTCCGCTACATTCCCACGGCTCCACGGTCTGTGGCTCCAGCCAACGCCTCTGCTCGGCTGTGTCCTGCAGGCACCTTAAATTCACGCAAATCCGAAACTGAGTTCATCGACCCCCTTCAGCCCAAACTCTCCTACTCCCACTTCAAGCCAGAAACTTGGGAGTCATCCCAGACGCCCTCCTCACCCCCGCCACCCAATCCAGTCCCTCCGTTCCAGTCGCTTCCCAAGCGTCTCACTCCACTCCTCCCATACCTGCTGCCGCGGCTCTAGGTCAGGCCGCTTCTCGCCTGGACCACTGCAATAGCCTCGGAACTTCTGTCCTCGGCTCCAATTTCAGCCCCCTACAGTCTCCGCTCCTCGCAGGAGCCGGAGTGATCGTTCTAAAATGCAAACCTGAAAACgactttcctgcttaaaattcttcccAGGCCCCCTTCTGGAGGGAGAACCCCAAACTCCTCAGTTTAGAACCGCCAGGTTGCCGGTGGGGGGAGTGGGAATGAAGTTCCACCTGGGGCACGAGGGGCATCGGGATAAGGGCAAGTCGGAAAGGAGGGCCGAGCCCCTCGGACGTGTTTCTAGGCTGAGGAGGAAGGACCCGCTGGGGGAACGAGGcccggggaggctgggggagcgCGGCGCGAGCGGGCGCGGAGGACGCGGCCCTGAGCGGACCAGGCGGCGCTCTCCGGGATGGCGCGTCGCCAGGCGCGGACAGGGCCGGGCTGGGCGGGGCCTGGCGGCTCGCGGCCTCCGGGCGGCAGGGGGCGGCCTCTCCCACGGCGGCGACTCTCGGTCCCGGGCTCCGTGCCTTTCGGGCGACACGGCGACCTCGGGGGACGGGCTGCGTCGGCCGGGCATGGCGGCGTGGAGCCCGGCCGCAGCAGCTCCTCTGCTCCGCGGGATCCGCGGGGTGAGCgcgggcgggggccgggctgCTCTCCGGGGCGGGAGGCGCGGAGCGGCCGCGGGGCCGACTGCTGCCGGGGCTCGAGGACAGGCTCCCCGAGGGCGCGGCGCAGGGCCGGGGGCCTCCCCTGCCTTCTTGCCTTCATTCATTGATCGTCCGTTCGGTGGGCCCCGGCTTTGGAAAAAGGGCAGGCCCCGGCGCGCGCTGGGGGAGCTTCCGAGCAGGGTGGACGTTGGGGCGAGGGGAACAGACACGTAAACAGTCATAGTACAGCGGGCACGGAAAAAGCAATGTCGATTTTCCCAGCCGCAGACGTAGGAGTCATAGCGCGGAGCGACGGCGTGGGTGCCACGCGGAGGACTGTGGAGGGGTCAGCTTTCTGGGAATGTCCgccctggctctgtgaccttgaccctccccaaatcccacacACCCGGAGTAGAAGCCCAGCAGAGGGCACTCAACACGCGCTGTCCTAATTTTCTCGCCCCCTTTCTGATTGCATCCTTTGCCTCACTTCATCTACTTCTTTACTTTCCTCTCCcgttcttccttccctcctgctgGTCTTGGACCTGCCTCCCCCGAACAGGTCTACTGGGGACTTTCAGCGTGGAGGGTGGGCATCTAGGGATTTTGTCAGTCGATTGCTGGTTTAAAGGCCACTGCCCACAGATCTGCTGAGATAAAAGGAAGCCTTCTTCCAAGGAATCTGCAGGGCTATCCATCCTCACTCTCCAGTGATGACCACTGCTGCCTGCCACCGGTTACCCTCTGCCTTTGCACCCCAAAGCCTCGTCCTCAGAAGAGGCTCCACCCCCACCCGCACCCCCCAATCCTACCCATGCCCACAGCATCAAGTTTGTCCCTCCACACAGTATTCAGACGGTCTAAGTCCAGATCTTTCTCCTGACCTGCATTTCAACTGCCTGCCAGAAACGAAATGTCTTTGCCGGTGCCCAGTAAGCATGCCCTGAATCATACAGTTCCCTTgctcatctacccatccatctatccatccctctGCCCTGGGCTCAGCTCTGGAGGGCTGCAGTAACAGGACAGACACAGTCTTGGCCTTTGAGACCAGTTGGTGAAAGAGCAAGTGCACAAGTCATTTTAAAGAAGATGCTCCGAGATTCTGTTACACAGGACCCATCAGGAAAGGCCTGAAGATGGGCCAGACTGGGGGTGAAAGGGTGGTACCTTCAGCACCAGCACTTGATGAACAGCGCtagtgttctcgctcctgccctctccctccactcAGGCCCGACTCCCGGGGCTGCTCCCTTTCTAAGGCCTCCCATCTGGGCATCTTTCCTGATGAGCTTCAGATGGCACTGTTTCGGGCAGGTTACTTTGTCTAATGAAGTCCAAAATCTTTAGCCTGATATTCAAGGCCTGCCATGCTCTATTTTCAGTCTCCCTTTTCTACATGTGCTCGACCCAGCCAAGGGGCTGCCCACTTGGTTTTCTGACCCCCTGTCCTAAGGGTTGAGACACAGTCCCTTCAGAAGCAGTGGCTCCCTGTGGTAGccactgggggaggagggagtgttGTGGCCAGTGGTAAATAATCTAAAAATGTTCCCCCTTCTGGTCATTTAACAgacttctgcttcctctccctaGTGAGGATTAGTACATGCTGCAAAGCTTAGCTGGCTTGTTGAGCAGTAGGTCACAAGGTCACATCCCACTGGAGAGAGTGTGGAATGTTAATCAGGCCTAAAGGGTGGGTGGCATCTGGCAGCACCAGTGCTCAGTCAGTGGCACCCTGGCCTGGCAGGGCACGTCTTAGGCAGGCTGCCCACGTCTCCTGGCTCTGCATCTTGCTAGCAGATCCAGCCTTTGGCAGATTACTTAGTGCCTCAGATTCCTCGCCTATAAAACTGTCATCATGGTAGGGTCTCTCACAGCATTATCATGGGGAGTTAAACACCTGTTGAATTAGGTTTGGGGTCTTGTTGTCTCTAGAATCAAAGTATGTTGTTTACGGTCTTCCCCTGCACCCGAAAAGTTTATTCTGCGTCCTGGGGCACTTAAATGGACACCTGACACCATGCAGCCCCTCTGACTTAGCCCATGGCTGTGCTGGTGAGGGCTTGGAGTGCTGCCTTGCAGGGGAACGGCaggtggggcctgcctggtggcccagcctggcctggggttGCATTGTCTTGTTCTGCCGTGACTCTTCTCTGTTCTGTGGCAGCTTCCTCTTCTCCACTGTGCCCAGCGGATGTTTGCCTCGCAGACTGAGGGGGAGCTCAAAGTGACccaaattctcaaagaaaagttTCCTCGAGCAACAGTGATCAAAGTCACCGACATTTCAGGTGAGGTTTTCTCCCGTCTTTCCCATGGGGTTTGGGAGCATTTTGCCCTCTAAAGGGCGGAGGGCGGGGGGGTTAGCAGAGGGAATTTGCCATCAGGGGCTTCTCAATATGTGTGGCTTTTGGACGGATGGAACACGGCCTCTCGCACCAGACAGGTGGAAGTAAGGATGTAGAAACGTTGGAGGGAAACTGTGTGGGGACCCCACAGCCAGGAGGACTCAGTCACCAGCCTGGCCCAGCTTGGATGAGGTCCCTCTCAGTCACCCCAGGGCTCAGGGCTACCGTCTTTAATTTGACTTTGAGAAAGGCCTTACTTTAATTCTCCACATTCTTCTGACACCTGGAATGTTAGAGCTGGAGCAGACCCTAGGAAGACATTGTCCTTTTGAGGAAAGTAATTGCCTTGGTTTCCCCACAAGGAGATGAGCCCAGATTGGCCAAAGAACCTGCCCAGCCCTTcacagggaggaggcagcagaaCCAAAACCAGAACCAGGACCCGGGGCAGACTGTCCTGAGCCCATTaccagccccagccaggccccgCCTTTCTTGGATGACTGGCACCACAGAAGGTTCGGCTGGCTGTGTGTTAGGAGCAGCTGGGGAATCAACTTCAGCACccaggacagagaagagaggtCCTTTATCCGGTCACATGTGCAACAGCTGGCCCTGGGCAGCAAGATGGGCATCGACCTGAATCTCCCCACACCCAGGCACAGTCTTTGCCACTCTGCGTTGCCACCGTGGCTCACTGGCTTCTCTGAGAACATGACATTTACAAGAATTGAAAGAAAGTTCAGGAAGTGCTTTTTATTCTAGAAACTATAGAAAATTAATCAATCTAAAGATCCATTGGAATGGTAGGTTGGGTGGGCGCTCTGGGGTTGGTCCTCCGGCAATGCTGAGGCCTTGATGTCACCAGTCAtgctcctgccccaggcccaggcagggcAGAGCTAGAACTTGACCTTCAGTCtggctctgcccagccctggacagaatgccaaaagaaaattgaggctgGGAACCCCGGCTTCACCGAAGCTTGGACTCCTAGAGCACATCGGAGAAGCACAGCCACGCCTATTGCGTAAATTGCACTTCTCATACGGTGGCCTGGTGTTAAAAGCACAggggacattttctttcttgcctaCCTTGTGTCATGCTACAGCAGCACATTTTATCATCAGTCATCAGCCAGAGACAAAGCCTGGGCAGGGAGTGGATGGGTCACACAAGCTCTGCCTGGAGAGCTTCACCAGAAAGCGGCTCCCTCCCTGCGGAAGCCAGGATAACACTCAGGGCTGCTTGTAAAGCAGGAGGTGCTGGAGAGACCCCCGCTGGCTGTGACCAGTATGTCTGCGGTGTTTATTATAATGCTGTGTCCCTGCCTCTCTGATGCAtcctcattccttttctttcGATAGTATTACACACGATTTTCAACccaaattttagtatatttttgcacttttaaaaataacaattgctGATCCTTTGGAAGGTGGAACACTGAAATTCAgtccctcccaccctcttccaTGGCATTTGTTGGCTCAATAAAGGAAATATGAGGGAAACCTACATCTCCTGGGTTTTCCATGCTTTGTGCCTTATCCTCCCTTCCCCATGAGTAATTATCCCGGGAGTGCAGCTGCCTTGCAAAAGGAAGAGCACATTTTGGTCGAGGCAGCCCGCCAGGAGGCGTATGGGGTCAGATTGTAAGCTGTGATCTTTTTCTAATAGTCCTAGCAACTTTCTGTTTGATGGTAATATTCAGACCATCTTTGGATCATGCAGTACTTCAAGGACATACGGGACTGTGGCTGCTGTAACTTAATCATTGAAATGCTTTCAAATTGCATTTATTCCAGGAGGCTGTGGGGCAATGTATGAAATCCAAATCGAGTCAGAAGAATTTAAGGAGAAGAGAACTGTCCAGCAGCACAGGATGGTGAATCAGGTCAGTAGAAGCAGCCGCGCTCCTTTGTCACTGGTCTCCAGCGTCCGAAAGGGCCTGCCGAGTGGAGATGGTATTTCACCATCTAGGAAAGAATAATGCAATACCACGGTCACACGAACAGGCCGCGGGACCCGAGGAAGATGTAATCCGGAGCAATCTGGAATCAGATTGTGGCAAATAGGAATTTTCTTCACAATTGAAAACAAGTCACCCAATAGTTATTCTGCATTTCCTTAAATAATTCTACCCATGTTTAGTGTTATTGGTACATATTGAATAGTGTTTGTAAACATAGGAATACTAAAGATGGATGTTTTTGTAgagttgaagattttttttagcCTCTCTTTAGGACTTCTTTACGGATGGGTAAATTGAGGCACAACATGATTGAGAATTGTTCCAGCTGCTCCAGACCCAGTGACTGGGCATTAGGAGGCTGGAACATCAGATTTAACCAGACTGAGGCCCAGTTTATTCATTATCCAGGCTTATTTTACATGGAGTTTGTACCAGCCTTGACTCTTGGGCCTGTGTCTATAAACTCGCTCCCTCAGCAGGTGTATTTGACATCATTCTGGAGTGTCTTGCACACTGTGAACTAATTTAACTTTTGTAAAGCACAGCTCTGGTCATGAGATTCCCTCTGTGGCCGCTCTGCTGTTTGAGTTCTGTCCCAGACTGCTGTTCTGGGCCTTTCCCCACCCTTCTGCTCACAACCCCCCTACTCCGGCCTCTGCCCTGGGGTCTCTCTGTGCATTTGGACCTTTGCCCAGATCCGACCTCCTGCCTGggttcccttcctcccctctcccacccagccCAAATGCTGCCTCCCATCCCTGCCTGGCAGGAAATGAATGCCCTCCATCTTCTGACTCCAGCGTTTTCTGCCTTGGGTCCTGGCTACTTACAACCCCGCCATCTGTCCTTTGGCCCTGTCAGCCCTTTGTGGGCTGGTTCCCTTCTGGATCCATCTTTGGATTCCTCCTGGAGTCAGCCCTTCACGTGGATGGGACCACCTACGGCCCTGAGGCGTGCTGGTGGTCGGCCTGGGCAGTCTGGGGTGGAACAGCAACCACGTCGCTCTCCAGAAGCCCATCCAGCCCCATGTGATCT encodes:
- the BOLA3 gene encoding bolA-like protein 3 isoform X2, with the translated sequence MAAWSPAAAAPLLRGIRGLPLLHCAQRMFASQTEGELKVTQILKEKFPRATVIKVTDISGGCGAMYEIQIESEEFKEKRTVQQHRMVNQALKEEIKGMHGLRIFTSVPKH